A section of the Roseovarius sp. W115 genome encodes:
- a CDS encoding sensor histidine kinase, which yields MALAIRLALYGVSFVIIVVRDLWVERPPLTSELWLHFFTVIFVMYFLIDCSIVFLKLYRKNLAHLNKLHKEHERTKAAYKIKSQFVSTVSHELRTPLTSIKVSLDLLNTGALGPIPANMQTIVETAGKNSDRLSRLIDDVLDLQKLEAGEMTYRMEVLNVQVFLTDAVEGNAGFADMHRVTLMPEFDEKPWLFVEADEMRLMQVLSNVISNAVKFSNQGDIVTVGCMTLDSRVRIYVQDRGKGIPQGSEEKVFGRFSQIDSSDRRQVGGTGLGMNISREIVEHFKGTLTYESSEGQGTTFFIDLPLR from the coding sequence ATGGCCCTGGCAATCCGGCTGGCGCTATATGGTGTTTCCTTTGTGATTATTGTCGTACGAGATTTGTGGGTTGAACGGCCACCACTGACCTCCGAGCTGTGGCTGCATTTCTTCACCGTTATCTTCGTGATGTATTTCCTGATCGACTGTTCGATCGTGTTTTTGAAACTTTATCGCAAGAATTTGGCGCATCTGAACAAGCTGCACAAAGAACATGAGCGCACCAAAGCGGCCTACAAGATCAAATCTCAGTTTGTCTCAACGGTCAGCCACGAGCTTCGTACGCCGCTTACGTCGATCAAAGTATCGCTTGATTTGCTGAACACCGGGGCTTTGGGACCGATCCCTGCCAATATGCAAACAATTGTTGAAACCGCCGGTAAAAACAGCGACCGGCTGTCGCGGCTGATTGACGACGTGCTTGACCTGCAAAAGCTGGAAGCAGGCGAGATGACCTACCGCATGGAGGTTCTCAACGTTCAGGTTTTCCTGACCGACGCCGTAGAAGGAAATGCCGGTTTTGCAGACATGCACCGTGTCACGCTAATGCCGGAGTTTGACGAAAAACCATGGCTTTTCGTCGAGGCAGACGAAATGCGCCTGATGCAGGTGCTGTCCAATGTGATTTCCAACGCTGTGAAGTTTTCTAACCAGGGTGACATCGTTACCGTAGGGTGCATGACGCTTGATAGCCGTGTCCGGATTTACGTTCAGGACAGGGGCAAGGGAATTCCACAGGGTTCAGAAGAGAAGGTATTTGGACGTTTCAGCCAGATCGACTCGTCCGACCGACGCCAGGTCGGTGGTACCGGTCTTGGCATGAACATCTCACGCGAGATTGTGGAGCATTTCAAAGGCACTCTGACCTATGAAAGTAGCGAAGGCCAAGGCACGACATTCTTCATCGACCTCCCCCTGCGATGA
- a CDS encoding Lrp/AsnC family transcriptional regulator: protein MTLDDLDWQLMNAWQRALPLVPRPFEVVGDSLGLKEPDVIKRLRGLLEVGAISCIGATCRPETMSTGTLAAMSTGADQVDKFAGLLSELREVDQVYQRENPWNIWFSVSGQTRSLVDQTLGEIERKTGTQLLDLRLVQPFNIDLGFDLGGNSDLPVPEPFDDTVPVSHLDRTIIRALAEGIEPVERPFENLAHKLGHDEDVILGRIRILAKAGVLSRIGLIVRRRSLGWRSNAKVVFNVPPEDIGEKGRALIDVPGVTQCDERKPMSEHWPYTLYCMIHGRSRAETLDVLTHARVRAGLVGYDYRVLFTTRCFKQIPALIDCAELVMS from the coding sequence ATGACCCTAGATGATCTCGACTGGCAGTTGATGAATGCGTGGCAACGCGCGCTCCCGCTTGTGCCGAGGCCGTTTGAGGTTGTTGGAGACAGTCTTGGGTTGAAAGAACCCGATGTTATTAAGCGTTTGCGCGGACTTCTTGAGGTTGGTGCCATAAGCTGTATTGGTGCAACATGCCGACCTGAGACCATGTCGACGGGCACACTTGCGGCCATGTCTACGGGCGCAGACCAGGTCGATAAGTTTGCCGGGCTGCTGTCGGAGTTGCGGGAGGTTGATCAGGTCTATCAGCGGGAAAATCCCTGGAACATCTGGTTTTCCGTTTCTGGACAGACACGCAGTTTGGTGGACCAGACTCTTGGTGAGATCGAGCGCAAAACGGGCACCCAATTGCTTGACCTGCGCTTGGTACAGCCTTTCAACATTGATCTCGGGTTCGATCTGGGCGGCAACAGCGATTTACCGGTGCCGGAGCCGTTTGACGACACTGTGCCTGTTTCGCATTTGGACCGCACGATTATCCGGGCTTTGGCTGAAGGGATCGAGCCGGTAGAACGCCCGTTTGAGAACCTGGCGCATAAGCTGGGCCATGACGAAGACGTCATATTGGGACGTATCCGCATTTTGGCCAAAGCGGGGGTGCTCTCGCGGATCGGGTTGATTGTGCGGCGTCGCTCCTTGGGGTGGCGGTCAAATGCAAAGGTTGTGTTCAACGTGCCGCCTGAAGACATCGGCGAAAAGGGCAGGGCGCTTATTGACGTGCCGGGTGTGACGCAATGCGACGAGCGCAAGCCTATGTCAGAGCACTGGCCCTACACGCTCTATTGTATGATCCATGGGCGCAGTCGGGCGGAGACGCTGGATGTGCTCACGCATGCTCGCGTGCGGGCTGGACTGGTAGGATATGATTACCGGGTGTTGTTTACCACGCGCTGCTTTAAGCAGATACCGGCCTTGATCGATTGCGCAGAACTTGTGATGTCATAA
- a CDS encoding Crp/Fnr family transcriptional regulator gives MGSYFDIAKQAAVLKNIPAPEVEVIMQKSLIRSVERGASIYIQGEGAHSLFVVLKGWVKTYRVTPCGNEAVVGIFTENGCFGEEAALRDHSYVTGAEAVSDAMLLQIDGLYFAQAIESDLALCQAALSGSMDQNRALVQHVEQLKSHTGAQRIADFLLSLCKSQTGSCTVILPYDKVLIAAWLGMKPESLSRAFRRLKPYGVSIQKDHAIIESIERLSEYADEDPAESWSTQQRSETL, from the coding sequence ATGGGGTCTTACTTTGACATAGCCAAGCAGGCGGCGGTGTTGAAAAACATCCCTGCGCCTGAAGTCGAAGTGATTATGCAAAAATCCCTGATCCGCAGCGTCGAGCGCGGAGCATCGATCTATATTCAGGGTGAAGGTGCTCACAGTCTTTTTGTTGTGCTTAAAGGATGGGTCAAAACCTATCGCGTCACCCCCTGCGGCAACGAAGCTGTGGTCGGTATTTTCACGGAAAACGGCTGCTTCGGGGAAGAGGCCGCGCTCAGAGATCACTCATATGTCACCGGCGCTGAGGCCGTGTCAGACGCAATGCTGCTGCAAATTGACGGGCTCTATTTCGCTCAGGCGATTGAATCCGACCTCGCTCTCTGTCAGGCCGCATTGTCGGGGTCCATGGACCAAAATCGCGCGCTTGTTCAGCATGTCGAACAGCTGAAATCGCATACCGGGGCGCAACGCATCGCTGATTTTCTTCTGTCCCTCTGCAAATCGCAAACCGGATCCTGCACGGTGATCCTACCTTATGACAAGGTACTGATCGCCGCTTGGCTCGGCATGAAACCCGAATCGCTCTCGCGCGCTTTCAGGCGCTTGAAACCTTACGGCGTCAGCATTCAAAAAGATCATGCGATAATAGAGTCCATAGAGCGACTGTCTGAGTATGCAGATGAGGATCCCGCGGAGTCCTGGAGCACGCAACAGCGTTCCGAAACCTTATGA
- a CDS encoding Crp/Fnr family transcriptional regulator: protein MTMDVAFLTDSEQQIVRKSALCSSMTEDVFQHVLARGSVTDFKRGEYLFDQGRPAEVLYLVLQGWAQIKRVEQDGSCTLISTFGTGQTIGETPAFLHKPYPASAQAMTHVRVFAISGQTVVEIMQEDPEVLSSALASVYIKLHELVNEVELLKSRTLRERLALFLLEHLSEEVAPTSMQLPFGKALIAAKIGTSPEQLSRTFKELKPHGVHISGSTAKIDDPEALRRMLHKV, encoded by the coding sequence ATGACAATGGATGTCGCGTTTTTAACCGATTCCGAACAACAAATCGTTCGTAAGTCCGCGTTGTGCTCCAGCATGACGGAGGATGTGTTTCAGCATGTGCTTGCCCGTGGCAGTGTTACTGACTTCAAGCGCGGTGAATACCTTTTTGATCAAGGGCGCCCGGCTGAAGTTCTGTATCTCGTTCTGCAAGGATGGGCACAGATCAAACGGGTTGAGCAAGACGGATCTTGCACGCTGATTTCAACATTTGGGACGGGCCAAACCATCGGCGAGACCCCAGCATTTCTTCACAAGCCATATCCAGCCTCGGCACAGGCTATGACACATGTGCGTGTCTTTGCGATCAGTGGTCAGACTGTGGTCGAGATTATGCAGGAAGATCCAGAAGTGCTCTCTTCTGCATTGGCGTCGGTGTACATCAAACTGCATGAGTTGGTGAACGAGGTCGAGTTGCTGAAATCTCGGACCCTGAGAGAACGCCTGGCGCTTTTCTTGCTGGAACACCTGTCTGAAGAAGTTGCGCCCACGTCAATGCAATTGCCATTCGGCAAGGCTCTGATTGCCGCCAAGATCGGCACCAGCCCGGAACAATTGTCGCGGACCTTCAAAGAGCTAAAGCCGCACGGTGTTCACATTTCTGGCAGCACAGCAAAAATCGATGACCCCGAAGCGCTGCGCAGAATGCTGCACAAGGTTTAA
- a CDS encoding YeeE/YedE family protein: MLETLGEANAATLIGLIGGIALGLAARIGRFCTLGAIEDILYGSDDRRMRMWGIAIATAIIGTQAAFAYGYLDAAETAYLDRVWNPIGTIVGGLMFGYGMALSGNCGYGALARLGGGDLRSFVIVIVMGLSAYFVMSGPLAHLRVTLFPVEIGATTPQGFGQLAETALGVSPTITGLVIGGLILVVALSSRDMRQSPALIFWGVIVGLAILSGWTGTYWIAITGFEAEPVETHTFAAPIGDTIFYTMTASGNTLSFSVGSVVGVVIGAALGSYSKGHFRWEACEDPRELKRQITGAALMGPGAILAVGCSVGQGISAFSVLAYSAPVTFLAIFAGTSLGLRQLIAGFSPAE; the protein is encoded by the coding sequence ATGCTGGAGACTTTGGGAGAAGCCAACGCTGCAACCCTGATCGGACTGATCGGTGGCATCGCCTTGGGATTGGCGGCACGAATTGGCCGCTTTTGCACATTGGGTGCCATCGAAGACATTCTTTATGGCTCTGATGATCGCCGGATGCGCATGTGGGGAATTGCCATCGCAACGGCCATCATTGGCACTCAGGCCGCATTTGCTTACGGTTACCTGGACGCTGCTGAAACCGCCTATCTTGACCGCGTCTGGAACCCGATCGGCACGATCGTCGGCGGGCTCATGTTCGGCTATGGCATGGCCCTCAGCGGCAATTGCGGTTACGGCGCGCTGGCGCGGTTGGGCGGCGGCGACCTTCGTTCCTTTGTAATCGTCATTGTCATGGGATTGTCGGCCTATTTTGTTATGTCCGGTCCGCTTGCGCATCTGCGGGTCACCCTTTTCCCGGTCGAAATAGGAGCAACGACCCCCCAAGGGTTTGGCCAGCTCGCCGAAACCGCCCTAGGTGTTTCCCCGACGATAACAGGACTTGTCATAGGTGGTTTGATCCTCGTCGTGGCACTTTCAAGCCGTGACATGCGCCAATCGCCCGCGCTGATCTTTTGGGGCGTCATCGTGGGCCTTGCCATCCTGTCGGGCTGGACCGGAACCTATTGGATAGCAATAACGGGCTTTGAAGCAGAACCAGTCGAGACCCACACATTCGCGGCACCAATAGGCGACACGATCTTCTACACCATGACCGCTTCAGGCAACACGCTCTCCTTCAGCGTAGGTTCAGTCGTGGGCGTCGTGATAGGCGCCGCCCTAGGCTCTTATTCCAAGGGGCATTTCCGTTGGGAAGCCTGCGAAGACCCACGCGAACTTAAACGTCAAATAACAGGGGCTGCACTTATGGGACCAGGCGCCATCCTCGCCGTGGGTTGCAGTGTCGGACAAGGCATATCAGCCTTCTCAGTACTTGCTTACAGCGCGCCGGTCACATTCCTCGCCATCTTTGCAGGCACATCGCTGGGCTTGCGCCAATTGATTGCAGGGTTCTCTCCAGCAGAGTAA
- a CDS encoding ArsR/SmtB family transcription factor codes for MCAEDMEKMMHNAQRASNFLKAISHEGRLMILCHLASGEKSVTELEDLLSARQAAVSQQLSRLRLEGLVTPRRNGKAIYYSLTDDRPKKIMEVVYDMFCRED; via the coding sequence ATGTGTGCTGAGGATATGGAGAAGATGATGCACAATGCCCAACGTGCTTCAAACTTCTTAAAAGCGATCAGCCACGAAGGTCGGTTAATGATCCTGTGTCACTTGGCCTCTGGCGAGAAATCCGTGACAGAGCTCGAAGATCTCCTGTCGGCCCGTCAGGCCGCTGTATCGCAACAACTCTCGCGCCTGCGCCTAGAAGGGCTTGTTACACCTCGTCGTAACGGTAAGGCGATCTACTACAGCTTGACAGATGATCGCCCAAAGAAAATCATGGAAGTCGTATACGACATGTTCTGTAGGGAAGACTGA
- a CDS encoding cytochrome c biogenesis CcdA family protein, translated as MFDVTIYGALIAGLLSFLSPCILPIVPFYLSYLAGVGMNQISAEAEVSGAVRLRAFLAASCFALGVITVFVGLGATATAFGQMVREYFDILRWVAAAIIIAMGLHFLGVIRIGILYRQFRAEAGDTSNVSLLGAYVIGLAFAFGWTPCVGPALAAILFTAAGQDTAAQGAGLLFVYGLGMTLPFVAAALFIGPFMRWMARFRKYLGLIEKLMGALLVLFGVLIATNSINIIAQWMLENIPWFSTIG; from the coding sequence ATGTTTGACGTGACCATTTATGGGGCGCTGATTGCAGGTCTGCTGTCTTTTTTATCGCCCTGCATTCTGCCGATTGTACCGTTTTATCTTAGTTATTTGGCTGGGGTAGGGATGAACCAAATCTCGGCTGAGGCTGAGGTTTCCGGTGCCGTTCGGTTGCGTGCCTTTTTGGCCGCGAGTTGTTTTGCCTTGGGTGTCATCACGGTTTTTGTGGGTCTTGGGGCAACCGCCACGGCGTTTGGCCAGATGGTGCGAGAGTATTTTGATATTCTGCGCTGGGTGGCTGCGGCGATCATCATCGCGATGGGATTACACTTTCTTGGCGTGATCCGAATTGGTATTCTTTATCGCCAGTTTCGTGCCGAAGCAGGTGACACCAGCAATGTGAGTCTGCTGGGAGCATATGTGATTGGATTGGCTTTTGCCTTTGGCTGGACACCATGTGTGGGGCCGGCCCTGGCGGCGATCCTGTTCACGGCGGCGGGGCAAGACACGGCAGCCCAGGGGGCAGGTCTGCTGTTCGTCTATGGGCTTGGAATGACGTTGCCGTTTGTGGCGGCGGCGTTGTTTATCGGGCCATTTATGCGTTGGATGGCTCGGTTCCGAAAATACCTTGGGCTGATCGAGAAGTTGATGGGCGCGCTGCTTGTACTTTTTGGCGTCCTGATCGCCACGAATTCCATCAACATTATCGCGCAGTGGATGCTGGAAAACATCCCGTGGTTCAGCACCATTGGCTAA
- a CDS encoding thioredoxin family protein, producing the protein MKRLLIAIAALFMGVQLQAAEIGDDGLHKAPWMRDTFKDLAEDLEEANAEGKRLMIIIEQRGCIYCKKMHEEVFVIPEIEKYIEENFFVVQINMFGDVEVTDFDGTVLPEKDMVKRWGALFTPSIYFFPKEVSEDAVASQVAVANMPGAFQRGTTLSMLKWVAEKRYEGDEPFQKYHARRLQEES; encoded by the coding sequence ATGAAACGACTTCTGATTGCGATTGCGGCACTGTTCATGGGTGTGCAGCTACAGGCGGCCGAGATCGGGGATGATGGGCTGCACAAGGCGCCGTGGATGCGCGACACGTTCAAGGATCTGGCTGAGGACCTAGAAGAAGCGAATGCCGAGGGCAAGCGACTGATGATCATAATCGAGCAGCGTGGATGTATCTACTGCAAGAAGATGCATGAGGAAGTCTTTGTGATACCGGAGATCGAAAAGTATATCGAGGAGAACTTCTTTGTCGTCCAGATCAATATGTTTGGTGATGTGGAGGTCACAGACTTCGATGGCACCGTTTTACCTGAAAAGGATATGGTGAAACGCTGGGGCGCATTGTTTACGCCGAGTATCTATTTCTTTCCCAAAGAGGTGAGCGAGGATGCAGTCGCCTCGCAAGTTGCGGTCGCCAACATGCCTGGAGCGTTTCAGCGCGGCACCACCCTAAGTATGCTGAAATGGGTCGCGGAAAAACGATACGAGGGTGATGAGCCGTTTCAGAAATACCATGCGCGGCGGCTACAGGAAGAAAGCTAA
- the soxX gene encoding sulfur oxidation c-type cytochrome SoxX, translated as MNNALGGAVLAVLSATAAHAEAVKPTEVQFNDGAVEASLTSQAGDAAAGRAVFSNRKQGNCLACHVNSDMPEESFHGEVAPPIDGVAGRWSEAELRGIVTNSKMMFEGTIMPAFYVDSGYERPLDEFAGTSILTAQQVEDVVAYLLTLKD; from the coding sequence ATGAATAACGCATTGGGAGGAGCTGTACTTGCTGTCTTGAGCGCAACTGCAGCCCATGCAGAGGCAGTGAAGCCAACGGAAGTTCAATTCAATGATGGCGCTGTAGAGGCGTCTTTGACGAGCCAGGCTGGGGATGCTGCAGCAGGCCGGGCTGTTTTTTCAAACCGCAAGCAGGGCAATTGCTTGGCGTGCCATGTTAATTCAGACATGCCAGAGGAATCCTTTCATGGCGAGGTTGCGCCGCCCATTGATGGTGTGGCCGGTCGTTGGAGCGAGGCGGAATTGCGCGGAATTGTGACGAATTCCAAAATGATGTTTGAGGGCACGATCATGCCTGCCTTCTACGTCGACAGCGGCTACGAGCGCCCGCTGGATGAGTTTGCAGGTACGTCGATCCTGACCGCACAACAGGTCGAGGATGTAGTGGCGTATTTGCTAACACTCAAAGATTAG
- the soxY gene encoding thiosulfate oxidation carrier protein SoxY has translation MQLTRRNLLLLSTASVAATAMGAFPAFASLTDDEIAKLTGGANLGEGAITLTAPEIAENGNTVPIEVSAPGAIAITLFADGNPVPNVATFNFGPLSASRSASTRIRLAQTQNVVAIAKMEDGSFQKALANVKVTIGGCGG, from the coding sequence ATGCAACTGACACGGCGCAACTTGCTTTTGCTGAGCACGGCTAGTGTTGCCGCAACGGCGATGGGGGCATTTCCTGCCTTCGCTTCGCTGACTGACGATGAAATTGCCAAATTGACCGGTGGGGCCAATCTAGGCGAGGGGGCAATCACCCTGACTGCGCCTGAGATCGCAGAGAACGGGAACACTGTACCGATTGAAGTCAGTGCCCCCGGAGCAATAGCAATCACGCTGTTTGCTGATGGCAATCCAGTGCCGAACGTGGCGACGTTCAACTTCGGTCCGCTGAGCGCATCGCGCAGCGCGTCGACACGAATTCGCCTGGCACAGACTCAGAATGTTGTTGCCATCGCCAAGATGGAAGACGGCTCATTCCAGAAAGCGTTGGCTAACGTGAAAGTCACTATCGGCGGCTGCGGCGGCTGA
- the soxZ gene encoding thiosulfate oxidation carrier complex protein SoxZ: MAKGVKPRVKVPKTAGAGDTITIKTLISHKMESGQRKDDDGNIIPRSIINRFTADFNGQNVIDVTLEPAISTNPFFEFEAVVPESGEFTFTWYDDDGSVYDESKKIEVS, encoded by the coding sequence ATGGCAAAAGGTGTGAAACCCCGCGTCAAGGTCCCTAAGACGGCTGGAGCAGGCGATACGATCACAATAAAAACCCTGATCAGCCACAAGATGGAAAGTGGTCAGCGTAAGGACGATGATGGCAACATCATACCGCGCTCGATCATCAATCGGTTTACAGCCGATTTTAACGGCCAGAATGTTATCGATGTGACGCTGGAGCCGGCGATTTCGACCAATCCGTTCTTCGAATTCGAAGCGGTCGTGCCTGAATCCGGTGAATTTACTTTCACCTGGTACGATGATGACGGGTCGGTTTACGACGAAAGCAAAAAGATCGAAGTGTCGTAA
- the soxA gene encoding sulfur oxidation c-type cytochrome SoxA: MHLAKWVTIAAVSLAGAAAAQDGNTLNIEGEELVTETAAPEHMENVKTIYSGWRFRSAETQALETDDFDNPAFVFVEQAMDLWDKVEGAANKSCSSCHEDVADFAGLRTQLPRVENGELVAMEELINTCRTERMEAEAWEWSKGNMTAMTALIGLQSRGMPMNVAIDGEAAPFWEQGKELYYTRVGQLDMACSNCHEDNYGVMIRADHLSQGQINGFPTYRLKNAKLNSIHGRFKGCMKNIRATPFAEGGPEFKALELYLASRGQGLSIETPSVRN; the protein is encoded by the coding sequence ATGCACCTAGCAAAGTGGGTCACAATTGCAGCGGTTAGCCTAGCCGGAGCCGCAGCAGCGCAGGACGGCAATACTTTGAACATCGAAGGTGAAGAGTTGGTCACGGAAACCGCTGCACCTGAGCATATGGAAAACGTGAAGACGATTTATTCGGGTTGGCGGTTCCGCTCTGCTGAGACGCAAGCGCTTGAAACCGATGATTTCGACAATCCGGCTTTTGTCTTTGTCGAACAGGCGATGGATCTGTGGGACAAGGTTGAAGGGGCCGCGAACAAATCCTGTTCGTCCTGCCATGAAGATGTGGCTGACTTTGCAGGCTTGCGCACGCAACTGCCGCGCGTCGAGAACGGCGAGCTTGTCGCAATGGAGGAACTCATCAACACCTGCCGAACTGAGCGCATGGAAGCGGAAGCCTGGGAATGGTCGAAAGGCAATATGACCGCGATGACCGCTCTGATCGGACTGCAGTCGCGCGGAATGCCAATGAACGTTGCCATCGACGGCGAGGCGGCGCCTTTCTGGGAGCAGGGAAAAGAGCTTTACTATACGCGCGTAGGTCAGCTCGATATGGCCTGTTCGAACTGCCACGAGGACAATTACGGCGTGATGATCCGGGCTGACCACCTGAGCCAGGGTCAGATCAATGGCTTCCCAACTTACCGGTTGAAAAACGCCAAGTTGAACTCTATCCATGGCCGGTTCAAGGGTTGCATGAAGAACATTCGTGCCACGCCGTTCGCTGAGGGTGGGCCTGAATTCAAGGCGCTGGAGCTGTATCTGGCATCGCGTGGGCAGGGCCTGTCGATCGAAACACCGTCGGTCCGCAACTGA
- the soxB gene encoding thiosulfohydrolase SoxB has protein sequence MISRRDFLQVGMAASALVGASGFGNWARLAAQQALTQDQLLQFETFGNVSLIHVTDIHAQLKPIYFREPSVNLGVGENKGAVPHVTGADFRKLYGIEDGSPSHYALSSGDFSALAQGYGRVGGLDRVATVVKAMRADRPDAILLDGGDTWHGSYTCYHTEGQDMVNVMNALQPDAMTFHWEFTLGSDRVAEIVENLPFAALGQNIFDAEWDEPTELFPPYKMFERGGTKIAVIGQAFPYMPIANPRWMFPEYAFGIRDENMQAMVDEVRAEGAKCVVVLSHNGFDVDKKMATVVSGIDVILSGHTHDALPEPVLSGETIIVPSGSNGKFVSRVDLDIRDGRMMGYRHKLIPIFSDVIEPDAEMAALIDEQRAPYEDKLSEVIGQTESLLYRRGNFNGTWDDLICEALISEREADIALSPGVRWGPSLLPGQDITREDIWNVTSMSYGEAYRTEFTGEFLKIVLEDVADNIFNPDPYYQQGGDMVRTGGLAYSIDVSKPQGSRISNMTLLKTGEAIDPAKSYVVAGWASVNEGTEGPQIWDVVESHIAKQGSVTVQENNSVEVTGV, from the coding sequence ATGATTTCACGTCGTGATTTTTTGCAAGTGGGCATGGCGGCCTCGGCACTGGTTGGGGCGTCGGGTTTTGGCAACTGGGCGCGTCTGGCGGCGCAACAAGCGCTGACACAGGACCAGCTGTTGCAATTTGAGACATTCGGAAACGTGTCACTCATTCACGTCACCGACATCCACGCGCAATTGAAACCCATCTATTTTCGCGAACCTTCAGTGAATTTGGGTGTTGGCGAGAACAAAGGCGCGGTGCCGCATGTTACCGGCGCAGATTTCCGCAAGTTGTACGGCATTGAAGATGGAAGCCCCAGTCACTACGCCTTAAGCAGCGGTGACTTTTCAGCACTCGCCCAAGGGTATGGCCGCGTAGGTGGCCTGGATCGGGTTGCCACTGTGGTGAAAGCCATGCGTGCGGACCGACCGGACGCAATCTTGTTAGATGGCGGGGACACGTGGCACGGGTCCTATACCTGCTATCACACCGAAGGCCAGGATATGGTCAATGTTATGAACGCGCTTCAACCTGATGCGATGACGTTCCACTGGGAATTCACACTGGGTTCGGATCGCGTGGCCGAGATTGTCGAAAACCTCCCGTTTGCTGCGCTCGGCCAAAATATTTTCGATGCCGAATGGGACGAGCCGACCGAGCTGTTCCCGCCCTATAAGATGTTTGAGAGGGGCGGAACTAAGATTGCCGTGATCGGTCAGGCCTTCCCCTACATGCCCATCGCCAATCCCCGCTGGATGTTCCCTGAATACGCATTTGGTATCCGCGATGAAAACATGCAGGCAATGGTGGATGAGGTGCGTGCCGAAGGTGCTAAGTGTGTTGTCGTGCTAAGTCATAACGGTTTCGATGTGGACAAGAAGATGGCGACGGTTGTGAGCGGCATCGACGTGATCCTGTCTGGGCACACGCACGATGCGTTGCCCGAACCGGTCTTGTCGGGGGAGACGATCATTGTGCCGTCGGGCAGTAACGGGAAATTCGTAAGCCGCGTGGATCTGGACATCCGGGACGGACGGATGATGGGGTATCGACATAAGCTGATCCCGATCTTCTCGGACGTGATTGAGCCAGATGCCGAAATGGCGGCACTGATTGATGAACAGCGCGCGCCCTATGAGGACAAGCTATCAGAGGTGATCGGTCAAACTGAAAGCCTGTTGTATCGGCGAGGCAATTTCAACGGCACTTGGGATGACCTGATCTGTGAAGCGCTGATATCTGAGCGTGAGGCAGACATCGCCCTAAGCCCTGGTGTGCGTTGGGGACCAAGCCTGCTACCGGGGCAGGACATCACGCGCGAAGACATCTGGAACGTCACCTCGATGAGCTATGGCGAAGCCTATCGCACCGAGTTCACGGGCGAGTTTCTGAAAATTGTTCTCGAAGACGTGGCTGACAATATTTTCAACCCGGACCCCTACTATCAACAGGGTGGCGATATGGTGCGTACAGGCGGTCTTGCCTACAGCATTGATGTCAGCAAGCCGCAAGGCAGCCGGATCAGCAACATGACACTGCTGAAAACTGGCGAGGCGATTGATCCTGCCAAATCTTACGTCGTCGCTGGCTGGGCCAGCGTGAATGAGGGCACCGAAGGGCCGCAGATCTGGGACGTGGTCGAAAGCCATATCGCAAAACAGGGTAGCGTGACGGTTCAAGAAAACAACAGCGTCGAAGTGACCGGCGTTTAA